The Boseongicola sp. DNA segment GTATGTGAACCCGATGGCCATAAACACTTGGGCCATCGCTCGCAAATATCCCGAAATCAAACAGGTTGGACTTTGCCATTCCGTGCAGGGCACAGCGGCGGAGCTAGCCAAAGACTTGGACATACCGATATCGGAAATTCGCTACGAATGTGCAGGTATCAACCACGTAGCATTCATGCTGAAATACGAACGTCAAATGCCCGACGGAAGCCGTCAGGACCTGTACCCGGCATTGCGCACCGCATATAAGGAAGGCCGTGCGCCCAAACCGAACACGCACAACCCCAGATGCCCAAATTACGTCCGCTACGAGATGATGAACAGGCTCGGCTACTTTCTGACCGAAAGCTCCGAACACTTCTCGGAATATGTCCCTTGGTTCATCAAAGAGGGTCGTAAAGATATTCTCGACCAGTTCCAAATTCCGTTGGATGAATATCCCAAGCGATGCATTGAACAGATCGAGCGGTGGGAAGAACAGCGCCGAGACCTGGAAACCAATTCAAATTGGGAGCCGATCGAAAGCCATGAATATGCGTCCGAGATTGTGAACTCGATCTGGACCGGTGCGCCCTCGGTTGTGCACGGAAACCTCATCAACAACGGGCTCATATCGAATTTGCCCCAAGGATGTGCAGTCGAAGTTGCCTGCCTTGTCGATGGCAATGGCATTCAGCCAACCGCCGTTGGCGATCTTCCACCTCAACTTGCAGCCGTTATGCAATCGAATGTCTCCGTACAGGGGCTGGTGGTCGAAGCGCTGATGACAGAAAACCCGGAATACATTTATCATGCGGCCATGATGGACCCGCACACCGCCGCCGAACTGGACCTCAAACAGATTTGGTCAATGGTCGACGAGTTGCGCGCAGCGCACGGTGATTGGCTGCCTTCATGGGCGCGCTCTGCTGCAAAGGTTGCCGCAATCTGATGGAGCCAGCCGCCAGGCACATAGCAGTTGTCGGAGGCGGCACAGCGGGATGGTTGGCAGCCCTTGTCCTAAGGCGGAATTTTCCGGATAGCACCAAATCCCCGCTGCGTATTTCGGTCGTCGAGTCACCAAACATACCGACAGTCGGGGTGGGCGAGGGGTCTACATCTGTTTTTCGCCATGTGCTCATGGATCTTGGCATCGACGAAGAAGAGTTTCTGCGCGAGACCGGAGC contains these protein-coding regions:
- the melA gene encoding alpha-galactosidase codes for the protein MTNSPKVTFIGAGSTVFMRNIVGDILQRPALRDAHISLMDINPVRLEQSVRVAERMISTLGVGAKVTSHTDRRTALEGSHFVVVVFQIGGYDPCTITDFEIPKKYGLRQTIADTLGIGGIMRGIRTVPHLWSICEDILDVCPDATMLQYVNPMAINTWAIARKYPEIKQVGLCHSVQGTAAELAKDLDIPISEIRYECAGINHVAFMLKYERQMPDGSRQDLYPALRTAYKEGRAPKPNTHNPRCPNYVRYEMMNRLGYFLTESSEHFSEYVPWFIKEGRKDILDQFQIPLDEYPKRCIEQIERWEEQRRDLETNSNWEPIESHEYASEIVNSIWTGAPSVVHGNLINNGLISNLPQGCAVEVACLVDGNGIQPTAVGDLPPQLAAVMQSNVSVQGLVVEALMTENPEYIYHAAMMDPHTAAELDLKQIWSMVDELRAAHGDWLPSWARSAAKVAAI